In one window of Haloimpatiens sp. FM7315 DNA:
- a CDS encoding TIGR00266 family protein, with product MYSHEIDYNIYGDDMQFVEIELDPRETVVAEAGAMMMMDNDIEMETIFGDGSRKGNGSFMDKLFSSGKRVLTGESLFMTAFTNAGNGREKVSFASPYPGKIIPMDLSQLGGKLICQKDAFLCAAKGISVGIDFRKKLSVGFFGGEGFILEKLEGDGIAFIHACGALIKKDLMPGEVLKIDTGCIVAMTKDIHYDIQFVGGIKNTLFGGEGVFFATVQGPGSVWVQSLPFSRLAERIFSAAPNLGNNRKGEGSILGTIGNLLDGDN from the coding sequence ATGTATTCACATGAAATTGACTATAATATTTATGGGGATGATATGCAGTTTGTTGAAATTGAACTAGACCCTAGAGAAACCGTAGTTGCAGAAGCTGGAGCTATGATGATGATGGATAATGACATAGAGATGGAGACTATCTTTGGAGATGGCTCAAGAAAAGGCAATGGAAGTTTTATGGACAAGTTGTTTTCATCAGGTAAAAGAGTCCTTACAGGAGAGAGTTTATTCATGACAGCATTTACCAATGCAGGAAATGGACGTGAAAAAGTTTCTTTTGCTTCTCCTTATCCAGGGAAAATAATTCCTATGGATTTAAGTCAGCTTGGTGGTAAGCTTATATGTCAAAAGGATGCTTTTTTATGTGCAGCTAAAGGCATATCTGTAGGAATAGATTTTAGAAAAAAATTAAGTGTAGGTTTCTTTGGTGGTGAAGGATTTATACTTGAAAAATTAGAAGGGGATGGAATTGCATTTATTCATGCCTGTGGTGCATTAATAAAGAAGGATTTAATGCCAGGTGAAGTTTTGAAAATAGATACTGGATGCATAGTTGCTATGACAAAAGACATTCACTATGATATTCAATTTGTTGGTGGAATTAAAAATACCTTATTCGGTGGCGAAGGAGTTTTCTTTGCAACGGTCCAGGGACCTGGAAGTGTGTGGGTTCAAAGTCTTCCATTTAGTAGACTTGCAGAACGTATATTTTCAGCTGCTCCTAATTTAGGAAACAATCGTAAAGGTGAAGGTAGTATACTAGGTACAATTGGCAACTTATTAGATGGTGATAACTAA
- a CDS encoding DNA polymerase IV: protein MSKLIFHVDVNSAYLSFEAAYRLQRGEALDLREIPSVIGGDEESRHGIVLAKSIPAKKYNIKTGETLYSARSKCEKLVIIPPRYWLYIKCSLAMDKIFTEYTPSIQRFSIDESFLDFTGMENHYKDYMKLAEKIKERIKDELGFTVNIGISCNKLLAKVASDFKKPDRIHTLFPEEIEKKMWPLKVEDLFMVGRSTAHKLHSLNISTIGELAKYDVKILRDKLKSQGQLIWNYANGIDYSEVKKNDYMDMQGIGNSTTMAFDVEDRKEVHKILLSLCETVSMRLRNSKNCCTVVSINVRGSDFNSYSRQKKIKTATDSTRKIYEIACNLFDDSWRGNKIRKLGVRITGFCSNDFYQPCFLDEFDYDKDKKINEVIDKIRLKYGAYSVIRSCFLNSGLNPICGGVSEEDYPLMSSTL, encoded by the coding sequence ATGAGTAAATTGATTTTTCATGTAGACGTTAATTCTGCCTATTTGTCTTTTGAGGCGGCTTACAGATTGCAGAGGGGAGAAGCTTTGGATTTAAGGGAGATTCCTTCTGTAATAGGTGGGGATGAAGAGTCTAGACATGGTATAGTTTTAGCAAAATCTATACCTGCAAAGAAGTACAATATAAAAACAGGAGAAACACTATATAGTGCTAGAAGCAAGTGTGAAAAATTGGTTATAATACCACCAAGATACTGGCTTTATATTAAGTGTAGTTTAGCCATGGATAAAATATTTACAGAGTATACACCTAGCATACAAAGGTTTTCTATAGATGAGAGTTTTCTTGATTTTACTGGTATGGAAAATCACTACAAGGATTATATGAAACTTGCAGAAAAAATAAAAGAGAGAATCAAAGATGAGTTAGGATTTACGGTAAATATAGGAATCTCCTGCAATAAACTTTTGGCTAAAGTTGCATCAGATTTTAAAAAACCAGATAGAATACACACATTATTTCCTGAGGAAATTGAGAAAAAAATGTGGCCTCTTAAAGTTGAGGATTTGTTTATGGTTGGAAGGTCTACAGCTCATAAACTTCACTCTTTAAACATAAGTACAATTGGAGAACTTGCAAAGTATGATGTAAAGATTTTAAGAGATAAATTAAAAAGTCAAGGCCAGTTAATCTGGAATTATGCTAATGGAATAGATTATTCTGAAGTTAAAAAAAATGATTATATGGATATGCAAGGTATAGGAAATTCAACTACAATGGCCTTTGATGTGGAGGATAGAAAAGAAGTTCATAAGATACTTTTATCTTTATGCGAAACTGTTTCAATGAGGCTTAGAAATTCAAAAAATTGTTGTACTGTGGTTTCTATAAATGTAAGAGGAAGTGATTTTAATTCCTATTCTAGACAAAAGAAAATAAAAACAGCAACAGATTCTACAAGAAAAATATACGAAATTGCCTGTAATTTATTTGATGATTCTTGGAGGGGAAATAAAATTAGAAAACTTGGGGTTCGCATAACAGGATTTTGTAGCAATGATTTTTATCAGCCCTGTTTTTTGGATGAATTTGATTATGATAAGGATAAAAAGATAAATGAAGTTATAGACAAGATAAGATTAAAATACGGGGCCTATTCTGTAATTAGATCCTGTTTTCTAAATTCTGGACTCAATCCAATTTGTGGTGGAGTTTCTGAAGAGGACTATCCTTTGATGAGTTCTACTTTGTAG